The following are encoded in a window of Oncorhynchus mykiss isolate Arlee chromosome 31, USDA_OmykA_1.1, whole genome shotgun sequence genomic DNA:
- the LOC118946029 gene encoding protein L-Myc-like — translation MRGSRGSCSLSQGSDCSDLFCHTCNQYFSSLHNKKEHLLGKQHLQALTEEFEKDTGSQQQAPEMERGPVEEEEEEEDDEEEAELARTWGLSSLDLSVLQELLLRHMKRKSY, via the exons atgaggggcagCAGGGGCTCGTGTTC tctctctcagggGTCTGACTGTAGTGATTTGTTCTGTCATACCTGTAATCAGTACTTCAGCTCTCTGCACAACAAGAAAGAACACCTTCTGGGCAAACAACATCTGCAGGCCCtcacag AGGAGTTTGAGAAGGACACAGGCAGCCAAcagcaggctccagagatggagagaggtcctgtggaggaggaagaggaggaggaggatgatgaagaggaggcAGAGTTGGCTCGTACGTGGGGTCTGTCCTCGCTGGACCTCAGTGTGCTGCAGGAGCTGCTGCTCAGACACATGAAGCGTAAGAGCTACTGA